A genomic segment from Nitratiruptor sp. YY08-10 encodes:
- a CDS encoding ribonuclease R family protein, whose protein sequence is MKEFILKLIRGIDKKDIPREYLPLVDDLLRHKIIKVDGKIYTISSKYRVGKIDIARNGTGFLEVLGIKAKDLLIEPQDLNGATKGDLVVAKRIFKGGGRPKAKVVYILEKAFRFSVAYYDKENNIFFNVKNEMPLSVKASKKSLKNLPDGTVVKIDNDAAFIVEVLGVLDDPFVDEKISLALYNKKEEFSKEAELEASAYGNVVDKSLYPNRVDLTHLPFCTIDPVTAKDHDDAIYFDQNSNTLYVAIADVSEYVSAMGPIDKEAKERGFSIYLPHKSIPMLPRSLSEGICSLKENEERLAFVSKITLNKSYEPIKEELFDAIIKSRRKYSYDRVDEFIEGKRIGVDSTDEEILAWLMPLFKVTKELRKKRLQKGFEFTNPEIRLVLDENQELVETVIETETPSHALIEDCMLLANKATAKMFDYGIFRTHEEPSMEKIEELLNDLAQVGIFTKEYNTIHELFLHIQKEAEKLGIKEHVDRLLIRTQKQAGYTAENIGHFGLGFEKYTHFTSPIRRYSDLTLHRLLKALIQENTKQLDFILRNIEPLTVRISELEREAAKVEWDFMDRKFARWAKRNLGKRFRAIVTDPESTPIAQIDDEIKGARIFLPKAQVELFDTIIVEIIDVNIATTKIYAKVVEVLDV, encoded by the coding sequence TTGAAAGAATTTATACTCAAACTCATTCGAGGAATCGATAAAAAAGATATTCCAAGAGAGTATCTGCCTTTAGTGGATGATCTTCTACGCCATAAAATCATAAAGGTAGACGGCAAAATCTATACAATCAGTTCAAAATATCGTGTCGGAAAAATTGACATTGCAAGAAATGGCACTGGATTTTTAGAGGTTCTTGGCATCAAAGCCAAAGATCTTCTCATAGAACCCCAAGATCTCAATGGTGCCACCAAAGGCGATCTTGTGGTCGCCAAGCGAATATTTAAAGGCGGAGGTCGCCCAAAAGCAAAAGTGGTCTACATCCTTGAAAAAGCTTTCCGCTTTAGCGTAGCCTACTATGACAAAGAAAACAACATCTTTTTCAATGTGAAAAACGAGATGCCGCTTAGTGTAAAAGCATCAAAAAAGTCACTTAAAAACCTTCCAGATGGTACCGTTGTGAAAATTGACAATGATGCAGCCTTTATCGTCGAAGTCCTTGGTGTTTTAGACGATCCATTTGTAGATGAAAAGATTTCATTAGCTCTTTACAACAAAAAGGAGGAGTTTAGTAAAGAAGCAGAACTCGAAGCAAGCGCATATGGCAATGTTGTAGACAAAAGTCTCTATCCCAATCGAGTCGATCTGACTCATCTGCCCTTTTGCACTATCGATCCAGTTACCGCGAAAGATCACGACGATGCCATTTACTTTGATCAAAATTCAAATACACTCTATGTTGCCATTGCCGATGTAAGCGAATATGTCAGCGCTATGGGACCAATCGACAAAGAGGCAAAAGAGCGGGGCTTTAGTATCTACCTTCCACACAAATCGATCCCTATGCTGCCAAGAAGCCTGAGTGAAGGGATCTGCTCACTCAAAGAAAATGAAGAGCGCTTGGCCTTTGTGAGTAAAATCACACTCAATAAATCGTATGAGCCTATCAAAGAAGAACTCTTCGATGCAATTATCAAAAGTAGACGAAAATATAGCTATGACCGTGTGGACGAGTTTATAGAAGGCAAACGAATCGGTGTTGACAGCACAGATGAAGAGATTTTGGCATGGCTGATGCCGCTTTTTAAAGTGACCAAAGAACTTCGAAAAAAACGGCTCCAAAAAGGGTTTGAATTTACCAATCCTGAAATCAGACTCGTTCTTGACGAAAACCAAGAACTTGTTGAAACTGTTATAGAAACAGAAACACCCAGTCATGCACTGATCGAGGATTGTATGCTTTTAGCGAACAAAGCGACTGCCAAGATGTTTGATTATGGAATCTTTCGAACCCATGAAGAGCCTTCCATGGAAAAGATCGAAGAGCTATTAAACGATTTGGCGCAAGTTGGGATCTTCACAAAAGAGTACAACACCATTCACGAACTCTTTTTGCATATCCAAAAAGAGGCCGAGAAACTGGGCATCAAAGAGCATGTGGACAGGCTTCTTATCAGAACCCAAAAACAGGCAGGCTACACCGCCGAAAATATTGGACATTTTGGACTTGGTTTTGAAAAATATACCCATTTCACTTCCCCTATTCGAAGGTACAGCGATTTGACACTCCATAGACTGCTTAAAGCATTGATCCAAGAAAATACAAAGCAGCTCGATTTTATTTTGCGAAACATTGAACCGTTGACCGTTCGTATCAGCGAACTTGAGCGAGAGGCGGCAAAAGTGGAGTGGGACTTTATGGATAGGAAATTTGCCAGATGGGCAAAAAGAAATCTGGGCAAGCGGTTTCGAGCCATTGTCACTGATCCTGAATCTACGCCAATCGCCCAAATTGATGATGAGATAAAAGGAGCCCGAATATTTTTGCCAAAAGCCCAGGTAGAACTTTTTGATACAATCATCGTTGAAATCATCGACGTCAATATTGCCACCACAAAAATCTATGCAAAAGTAGTGGAAGTATTGGATGTATAA
- the rpsR gene encoding 30S ribosomal protein S18, which produces MAEKRRFKKRTCKYCEQKVTFIDYKDIELIKHSLSERYKIMPRRLTGNCKKHQVMVEEAIKRARHAALVPYIVDRKRVIPNPFEELQPIYK; this is translated from the coding sequence GTGGCAGAAAAAAGAAGATTTAAAAAAAGAACTTGCAAATATTGTGAACAAAAAGTTACATTTATCGATTACAAAGATATCGAATTGATCAAACATAGTCTAAGCGAACGATACAAAATCATGCCAAGACGACTCACAGGGAACTGTAAAAAACATCAAGTCATGGTAGAAGAAGCGATTAAGAGAGCGAGACACGCTGCACTTGTTCCATATATCGTTGATAGAAAACGGGTAATTCCAAACCCATTTGAAGAACTTCAGCCAATCTACAAATAA
- the ilvC gene encoding ketol-acid reductoisomerase, whose protein sequence is MALPIYYDKDCDINLIKSKKVAIIGFGSQGHAHAENLRDSGVEVKIGLYPGGRSWKKAEAKGFDVLEVADASEWADVVMILIPDEIQSEVYYRDIEPNLKEGDTIAFGHGFNIHYGRIKPRADINVMMVAPKAPGHTVRSEFVKGGGIPDLIAVAQDPSGNTLELAKSYASAIGGGRTGIIHTTFKDETETDLFGEQAVLCGGVSALIQAGFETLTEAGYPEEMAYFECLHELKLIVDLIYEGGLANMRYSISNTAEYGDYVSGPRVINEASRQAMKDILKEIQNGKFAKDFILEGMAGYPRMTAERRNCEAHPIEQVGKRLRAMMPWITANKIVDQEKN, encoded by the coding sequence ATGGCATTACCAATCTATTATGACAAAGATTGTGATATCAATTTGATTAAAAGTAAAAAAGTAGCGATTATTGGCTTTGGAAGCCAGGGGCATGCCCATGCAGAAAACCTAAGAGACAGCGGTGTTGAAGTAAAAATCGGTTTGTATCCGGGTGGTAGAAGCTGGAAAAAGGCAGAAGCGAAAGGATTTGATGTTTTGGAAGTTGCCGATGCTTCTGAGTGGGCCGATGTTGTGATGATCTTGATTCCTGATGAGATCCAAAGCGAGGTTTATTACCGTGATATCGAACCAAACCTCAAAGAGGGTGATACTATCGCTTTTGGTCATGGATTCAATATCCATTATGGAAGAATCAAACCGCGAGCCGATATCAATGTTATGATGGTTGCTCCAAAAGCTCCCGGACACACTGTTCGAAGCGAATTTGTCAAAGGTGGTGGTATTCCTGATTTAATCGCGGTTGCACAAGATCCAAGCGGCAATACGTTAGAGCTTGCAAAAAGTTATGCAAGTGCAATTGGCGGTGGCAGAACCGGAATTATCCATACCACTTTCAAAGATGAAACTGAAACAGACCTTTTTGGTGAGCAAGCGGTTCTTTGTGGCGGTGTGAGTGCCCTTATTCAAGCGGGATTTGAAACGCTCACTGAAGCGGGATATCCAGAAGAGATGGCATATTTTGAGTGTTTGCATGAGCTCAAACTCATCGTTGATCTTATCTATGAAGGTGGATTGGCAAACATGAGATACTCTATCAGTAACACTGCAGAGTATGGAGACTATGTCAGTGGTCCAAGAGTGATCAATGAAGCAAGTCGACAAGCGATGAAGGATATTTTGAAAGAGATACAAAACGGAAAATTTGCAAAAGATTTTATCCTTGAAGGTATGGCTGGATATCCGAGAATGACGGCTGAGAGACGAAACTGTGAAGCACATCCGATCGAGCAGGTTGGTAAACGACTTCGAGCGATGATGCCTTGGATTACGGCAAATAAAATCGTCGACCAAGAAAAGAACTAA
- a CDS encoding divergent polysaccharide deacetylase family protein, giving the protein MAKKRSTKKRKKKSSKEFLYTILIALLLLGIAGTGFFLYTLGYEQGYKQAQEEYKKKAEQTKVKTLQKKKPKTKTVRNVEKKHQAALSEIEDYKRNSEQMKEPSVLQPKHEKAIDTDKPKLAIIIDDVAYGYQAKAIKNLGIPINPSFFPPSPRHPKTPQYAAMFSHYMIHLPMEANHYLHEEPDTLRITSSLQTIERVIAKIRKEFPKAKVINNHTGSRFTANYEAMKRLYKILDKYHFVFLDSRTTAQTVVPKIDRELGRTYLARNVFLDNEQNVPYIKNQLRQAIALAKKRGLAIAIGHPHPATLKALRESKDILNQVQLIYIDSLLK; this is encoded by the coding sequence ATGGCTAAAAAACGCTCCACAAAAAAGAGGAAAAAAAAGAGTTCAAAAGAGTTTCTTTATACCATTCTCATAGCACTACTTCTATTGGGCATTGCCGGAACGGGTTTTTTCCTCTATACACTTGGATACGAACAAGGCTATAAGCAGGCACAGGAGGAGTATAAAAAAAAAGCCGAACAGACCAAAGTAAAAACTCTTCAAAAAAAGAAACCAAAGACAAAAACTGTTCGTAACGTTGAAAAAAAACATCAGGCGGCACTTTCAGAAATAGAAGATTACAAAAGAAACAGTGAACAGATGAAAGAGCCTTCCGTTTTGCAACCAAAACATGAAAAAGCCATAGATACAGACAAACCAAAACTTGCCATTATTATCGACGATGTTGCTTATGGATACCAGGCAAAAGCGATCAAAAACCTTGGTATTCCTATTAATCCTTCCTTCTTCCCGCCATCTCCAAGACACCCAAAAACGCCTCAATATGCGGCGATGTTTTCCCATTACATGATCCATTTACCGATGGAAGCAAACCACTATTTGCATGAAGAGCCAGATACGTTGCGAATCACATCTTCTCTCCAGACAATCGAGAGAGTCATTGCAAAAATACGAAAAGAGTTTCCAAAAGCGAAAGTGATCAACAACCATACAGGAAGCCGCTTTACAGCAAATTATGAAGCGATGAAACGATTATACAAGATTTTGGATAAGTACCATTTCGTTTTTTTAGACAGCAGAACCACTGCACAGACCGTCGTGCCAAAAATAGACAGAGAACTTGGACGGACCTATCTTGCAAGAAATGTTTTTTTGGATAATGAACAAAATGTTCCTTATATCAAAAATCAGTTGCGTCAAGCCATTGCACTTGCAAAAAAACGAGGGCTTGCCATTGCAATAGGCCATCCTCATCCTGCAACATTGAAGGCTCTTCGGGAATCTAAAGATATTTTAAATCAAGTTCAACTAATATATATAGATAGTCTGCTCAAATAA
- the ssb gene encoding single-stranded DNA-binding protein, protein MFNKVIMVGNLTRDIELRYTGSGMAIAKSAIATNRRYKTQSGEQKEETCFIDITLFGRAAEIANQYLSKGRKVLIEGRLVYEQWVDQNGNRRSKHSIAVDNLQMLGGREEGTTAVPNEPRASAQPQPTPSQPVQKPEIPEINIDDDEIPF, encoded by the coding sequence ATGTTTAATAAAGTCATAATGGTCGGCAACCTCACCCGCGATATCGAACTGCGATATACCGGGTCTGGTATGGCTATTGCAAAAAGCGCTATAGCAACAAACAGGCGCTACAAAACCCAAAGCGGCGAACAAAAAGAGGAGACCTGTTTTATTGACATCACACTTTTTGGACGAGCTGCAGAAATTGCCAACCAGTATCTCTCCAAAGGGAGAAAAGTACTGATCGAGGGCCGACTCGTGTATGAGCAGTGGGTAGATCAAAACGGAAACAGACGAAGCAAGCACTCTATCGCAGTGGATAATCTGCAGATGCTTGGAGGACGTGAAGAAGGAACAACGGCTGTGCCAAATGAGCCAAGAGCGAGTGCTCAGCCTCAACCCACTCCATCCCAACCGGTACAAAAGCCAGAAATTCCAGAAATAAACATCGATGATGATGAAATTCCATTTTAG
- the holA gene encoding DNA polymerase III subunit delta, which yields MYKKEFDTQKKTYNAYLFWGEEPYFTQKYTKKTADSITPKENRLQLYFDEYDFEAAKNYLSQASLFGDTNLLIIKHDKALPKKEIETLIQLCNKNPNSFFIYQLDSNEGKKLETLFGPKNSAVHVRFFKPSLHEAKNELLHYAKEQNIDIDNHSIEHLLATLQNNLSLAIQELAKLSLIEGPIGSKEIDALVFPLNPLKLEHLYKSIIKKEPIEEQLQKILEEEQNEMKILLGFENFLQQLFLFYSYIRLHGKSDSKAILGYKLPKQIEEERVQLAIRIKKYPEIFLLLQECELLLKTKTNIDKEATLFSYLIKIQAFF from the coding sequence ATGTATAAAAAAGAGTTCGACACCCAAAAAAAAACATACAATGCATATCTTTTTTGGGGTGAAGAACCCTACTTCACACAAAAGTACACCAAAAAAACAGCTGACTCCATTACCCCGAAAGAGAATCGCTTACAACTCTATTTTGACGAATATGATTTTGAAGCGGCCAAGAATTACCTTTCGCAAGCTTCTTTGTTTGGCGACACCAATCTTTTGATTATCAAACATGACAAAGCGTTACCCAAAAAAGAGATCGAAACGCTTATCCAACTTTGCAACAAAAATCCCAACTCCTTTTTCATCTATCAACTCGATTCCAATGAGGGCAAAAAACTTGAAACGCTTTTTGGTCCTAAAAATAGTGCTGTACATGTCCGTTTTTTCAAACCCTCTTTACATGAAGCGAAAAACGAACTTTTGCACTATGCCAAAGAGCAAAACATCGATATCGATAACCATAGTATCGAACATCTTTTAGCCACTTTGCAAAATAATCTCTCGCTTGCTATTCAAGAACTTGCAAAACTCTCCTTGATAGAAGGTCCGATTGGCTCCAAAGAGATAGATGCTTTGGTTTTTCCTCTCAATCCATTGAAACTGGAACATTTGTATAAGTCAATCATAAAAAAGGAGCCCATCGAAGAACAACTCCAAAAGATTTTGGAAGAAGAGCAAAATGAGATGAAAATTTTGCTTGGTTTTGAAAATTTCCTTCAACAGCTCTTTTTATTTTACAGCTATATTCGGCTCCATGGCAAAAGCGACTCCAAAGCCATTTTGGGTTATAAACTCCCAAAACAGATAGAAGAGGAACGCGTACAACTGGCTATACGTATCAAAAAATATCCGGAAATTTTTCTCTTGCTTCAAGAGTGCGAACTCCTTTTAAAGACAAAAACCAATATCGACAAAGAAGCAACCTTGTTTTCTTACTTAATAAAAATACAAGCTTTTTTTTGA
- the rpsF gene encoding 30S ribosomal protein S6 yields MRHYETLFVLKPTLTDEESKAKFEFIKEVIQNNGGEIVATEDLGVRKLAYPIQKFERGHYYIIYFTAPSHTVLELERIYRITEDVIRFLTIKYETKKDISAWEKMVERAKKLSGQTNSEAKEEANENV; encoded by the coding sequence ATGAGACATTACGAGACACTTTTCGTGCTCAAGCCTACTTTGACGGATGAAGAGTCCAAGGCGAAATTTGAGTTTATCAAAGAGGTGATCCAAAACAACGGTGGTGAAATCGTTGCGACTGAGGATCTTGGTGTAAGAAAACTTGCGTATCCTATTCAAAAATTTGAGCGGGGACACTACTATATCATCTACTTTACCGCACCTTCTCATACTGTTTTGGAGCTTGAAAGAATCTATCGAATCACTGAAGATGTCATCCGATTCTTGACTATCAAATATGAAACAAAAAAAGATATTAGCGCTTGGGAAAAGATGGTTGAAAGAGCAAAAAAACTAAGCGGACAAACAAACAGCGAAGCAAAAGAAGAAGCAAACGAAAATGTTTAA